The DNA window CTTCGGACCCTGGAATATGGGCGACGACGCGTCGCTGCTGAAAACCGTGACCTCGGCCAATATCGCCTGTGGGTCGCATGCGGGGGATCCTGATGTGATGGCCGCCACAATGAAGTTGGCGATGCAGAACGGTGTCGGCATCGGCGCACATCCGGGGTTTGCTGATCTGCAGGGCTTTGGCCGGCGACGCATGACCGTGCCGCGCGCGAGCCTGCAGAATTCCGTGCGTTTTCAGGTGGCTGCGGCAATCGGGATGGCGAAATCGCTGGGCGGTCATGTGCGGCATGTGAAGCTGCACGGCGCGCTTGGCAACATGACCTCGGAGGATGAGAGCCTCGCGCGGGACTGCTATGAAGCGGCCCTTTCGGTCGATCCGGACCTTATTGTGATGGTGCTTTGCGCCACTGCACAGGAGGCTGCGGTCCGTGATCTGGGCTGCGCCTGGGCCGGCGAGATATTTGCCGATCGCGCCTATAATGATGATGCGACCCTGGTCGACCGCAGCAAACCCGGCGCGGTCATCCATGACGCCGCTGAGGCCGGGCGCCGCATGGTCGAAATGGTGCAGGCCGGCGCGATCATCACCGC is part of the Roseobacter ponti genome and encodes:
- a CDS encoding LamB/YcsF family protein codes for the protein MTRVDINADMGESFGPWNMGDDASLLKTVTSANIACGSHAGDPDVMAATMKLAMQNGVGIGAHPGFADLQGFGRRRMTVPRASLQNSVRFQVAAAIGMAKSLGGHVRHVKLHGALGNMTSEDESLARDCYEAALSVDPDLIVMVLCATAQEAAVRDLGCAWAGEIFADRAYNDDATLVDRSKPGAVIHDAAEAGRRMVEMVQAGAIITASGKRIETSIDTICCHGDTPEAVEIAASVRRTLEAEDITVQTLEGRWG